A genomic segment from Sulfuritalea hydrogenivorans sk43H encodes:
- a CDS encoding HPP family protein — protein sequence MSTRNPAPQSPWQKMLGIELSPVSHRERLVSALGGFVGLLAVYFVSHALGGPPSAPLLIFSIGASTVLVFAVPHGALSQPWPVLGGHLVAALIGVTCSRLVPDAMLAAALAVGLSILAMHYLRCIHPPGGATALVAVLGGPSVQALGFGFVLSPVLLNVAVLLVAAIAFNAFFPWRRYPVWLARRTARAEAVSAGYASISHEDFVYALTQMDSFIDVSEEDLLRIYSLATGRHRDVLAAAGGISSGVRP from the coding sequence ATGAGTACGCGAAACCCGGCGCCGCAATCGCCGTGGCAGAAAATGTTGGGCATCGAGCTGAGCCCGGTGAGTCATCGCGAACGGCTGGTATCTGCGCTGGGCGGTTTTGTCGGTTTGCTCGCCGTGTATTTCGTCAGCCATGCGCTGGGCGGTCCGCCGTCCGCGCCGCTGCTGATTTTTTCAATCGGGGCGTCGACCGTGTTGGTATTCGCGGTGCCGCATGGCGCGCTCTCGCAGCCGTGGCCTGTTCTTGGCGGGCATCTGGTGGCGGCGCTGATCGGCGTCACCTGCTCGCGCCTGGTGCCGGACGCCATGCTTGCCGCGGCGCTGGCGGTGGGCCTGTCCATCCTGGCGATGCACTATCTGCGCTGTATCCATCCGCCCGGCGGCGCGACCGCGCTGGTCGCCGTGCTGGGCGGTCCGTCGGTACAGGCGCTGGGCTTCGGCTTCGTTCTGTCACCGGTGCTGCTCAATGTAGCGGTGCTGCTCGTGGCGGCCATCGCGTTCAACGCCTTTTTTCCCTGGCGCCGCTATCCGGTCTGGCTGGCACGCCGCACCGCCAGGGCGGAGGCCGTCAGCGCAGGCTACGCGTCGATTTCGCATGAAGACTTCGTCTATGCGCTGACGCAGATGGATTCCTTCATCGACGTTTCCGAAGAGGATCTGCTGCGCATCTACAGCCTGGCCACCGGCCGCCACCGCGATGTGTTGGCGGCGGCTGGAGGCATCAGTTCCGGCGTGCGGCCTTGA
- the fdhE gene encoding formate dehydrogenase accessory protein FdhE, giving the protein MSATAQTPIIPIKSSSEPPHVIAPDANTIFATRAQRFEQLAEGHALGDWLRFLAAITRAQHEALHALPVLALPDTAQLARAREHRMPPLPAQSWPRDPAWRDSLRQIIARIADVAPEPARQDLARLAGLAPERTEALAERVLHTELYGDDAALLPYVAAALQVLWTTAAARLGIGDVAALDVPGVCPCCGFLPVASVVRNSGEASNLRYLHCALCNTEWNLVRVKCSACDANEGISYRHLESDENKTAGAVRAETCESCKSYLKIVYSEKGPVDPVADDLATLALDILVDEAGYARSGPNLLLVPGG; this is encoded by the coding sequence ATGAGCGCCACCGCACAAACCCCCATCATCCCGATCAAGTCAAGCAGCGAGCCGCCGCACGTCATCGCGCCCGATGCAAACACAATTTTCGCCACGCGCGCGCAGCGCTTCGAACAACTGGCCGAAGGCCACGCGCTCGGCGACTGGCTGCGCTTTCTCGCCGCCATCACCCGCGCCCAGCATGAAGCGTTGCACGCCCTGCCGGTGCTGGCGCTGCCCGATACCGCTCAGTTGGCACGCGCCCGCGAGCACCGCATGCCGCCGCTGCCGGCGCAATCCTGGCCACGCGATCCCGCCTGGCGCGACAGCCTGCGCCAGATAATCGCGCGCATCGCCGATGTCGCACCGGAACCGGCGCGGCAGGATCTCGCCCGTCTGGCCGGCTTAGCGCCAGAGCGCACCGAGGCGCTGGCCGAACGCGTGCTGCACACCGAACTCTATGGCGACGACGCCGCCTTGCTGCCCTACGTCGCCGCCGCCTTGCAGGTGCTATGGACCACCGCTGCCGCGCGCCTTGGTATCGGCGACGTCGCCGCGCTCGATGTCCCCGGCGTCTGCCCCTGCTGCGGCTTCCTGCCCGTCGCCAGCGTGGTGCGCAACAGCGGCGAGGCCAGCAACCTGCGCTACCTGCATTGCGCCCTGTGCAACACCGAATGGAACCTGGTACGCGTCAAATGCAGCGCCTGCGACGCCAACGAAGGCATCAGCTACCGCCATCTCGAATCCGACGAAAACAAGACCGCCGGCGCCGTGCGCGCCGAAACCTGCGAGTCCTGCAAGAGCTATCTCAAGATCGTCTATTCTGAAAAGGGCCCCGTCGATCCCGTGGCCGACGACCTCGCCACGCTGGCGCTGGACATCCTGGTCGACGAAGCCGGCTATGCCCGCAGCGGGCCGAACCTGCTGCTGGTACCGGGGGGATGA
- the fdxH gene encoding formate dehydrogenase subunit beta: protein MALQSLDIARRSATTTAAPGVRQTTEVAKLIDVSTCIGCKACQAACMEWNDIRDEVGSCSGVFDNPVDLTAKSWTVMRFAEVEEKGKLEWLIRKDGCMHCADPGCLKACPAPGAIIQYANGIVDFHQENCIGCGYCVTGCPFNIPRISQEDNKAYKCTLCSDRVAVGQAPACVKACPTGAIQFGSKEQMTDYAAKRLVDLKSRGYDKAGLYDPKGVGGTHVMYVLHHADRPELYKGLPNDPSISPLVSLWKGFAKPLASVAMAAVALGSLFHYVMKGPNEVSKELEEELEKEDAK, encoded by the coding sequence ATGGCATTGCAATCGCTAGATATCGCCCGCCGCTCGGCGACGACCACCGCGGCACCCGGCGTCCGGCAGACCACGGAAGTGGCCAAGCTGATCGACGTTTCCACCTGCATCGGCTGCAAGGCCTGCCAGGCGGCCTGCATGGAATGGAACGACATCCGCGACGAAGTCGGCAGCTGCTCCGGGGTGTTCGACAACCCGGTGGACCTGACGGCCAAGTCGTGGACCGTGATGCGTTTCGCCGAAGTGGAAGAGAAAGGCAAGCTGGAGTGGCTGATCCGCAAGGACGGCTGCATGCATTGCGCCGATCCGGGCTGCCTCAAGGCCTGCCCGGCGCCCGGCGCCATCATCCAGTACGCCAACGGCATCGTCGATTTCCACCAGGAAAACTGCATCGGCTGCGGCTACTGCGTCACCGGCTGTCCCTTCAACATTCCGCGCATCTCGCAGGAGGACAACAAGGCCTACAAGTGCACGCTGTGTTCCGACCGGGTGGCCGTCGGCCAGGCGCCGGCCTGCGTCAAGGCCTGCCCGACCGGCGCGATCCAGTTCGGCTCGAAAGAGCAGATGACGGATTACGCCGCGAAGCGCCTGGTGGACCTCAAGTCGCGCGGCTATGACAAGGCCGGGCTGTACGATCCGAAAGGAGTGGGCGGCACGCACGTCATGTACGTACTGCACCACGCCGACCGGCCGGAGCTGTACAAGGGCCTGCCCAACGACCCCAGCATCAGTCCGCTGGTATCGCTGTGGAAGGGCTTCGCCAAGCCGCTGGCATCGGTGGCCATGGCTGCCGTTGCACTGGGCAGCCTGTTCCACTACGTCATGAAGGGGCCGAACGAGGTGTCGAAGGAACTTGAGGAAGAGCTCGAAAAGGAGGATGCAAAATGA
- a CDS encoding cache domain-containing protein: MGGLGIFRGIAARFRGSLRFKLLALALGPLLVAVPILIGILVGWGAVYYDRLLITKVQSDLAVAHGYFDQVKEGVGRRVESLAGSERLARALRERPGAAALSELLREMQQQLRIDFLILLDGNGRVRAATGGPVPGSSYAEWEIVRRALAGHAETEVDILDAVQLAVIDPTLTEKARTPLIATRNAQATQRNEETRGMVMHAAAPIASVSREGGAGVLVGGLLLNKNLEFVDRINDIVYPEGSLPLGSVGTATLFLDDVRIATNVRLFENVRAIGTRVSAAVRHTVLDEGRTWLDRAFVVNDWYVSAYEPIKDSFGRRVGMLYVGYLEEPFQHARQLTLAAVALLFVLTVVAAAFVSLRLARHVSQPVARMHGTMSAIESGETEARVGKHPPDLAGEDELAELAAHFDRLLDRLAAQTEALQRWGSELDGKVAERTQELAAANQTLRSAQQRLVMSEKLAAIGQLAAGVAHEINNPVAVIQGNLDVLRETLGDAAEPAMAEIRLIQDQVFRIRLIVTKLLQFARPAEYAGYLEPVVLDQVVQDSLVLVAHQMKKTSVAVMQELHATRPVTVNRNELQQVLINLMVNALQAMPEGGTLLLASGDREEGGVRGGFVAVGDSGPGIAAEIRERLFDPFFTTKTSDGTGLGLWVSLGLVQRYGGRIDVECPSSGGSVFTVWLPNEAQAA; this comes from the coding sequence GTGGGGGGTCTAGGCATTTTCAGAGGCATCGCCGCGCGCTTTCGCGGCTCGCTGCGCTTCAAGCTGCTGGCGCTGGCGCTCGGCCCCCTGCTGGTGGCCGTGCCGATCCTGATCGGCATACTCGTCGGCTGGGGCGCGGTGTATTACGACCGCCTGCTGATCACCAAGGTGCAGAGCGATCTGGCGGTTGCCCACGGCTACTTCGACCAGGTCAAGGAAGGCGTCGGCCGTCGCGTCGAATCCCTGGCCGGGTCGGAGCGGCTGGCCCGCGCGCTGCGCGAACGGCCCGGTGCGGCGGCCTTGAGCGAACTGCTGCGCGAAATGCAGCAGCAGCTCAGGATCGACTTCCTGATCCTGCTCGACGGCAATGGGCGCGTGCGCGCCGCCACGGGCGGCCCCGTGCCGGGCAGCAGCTACGCCGAGTGGGAAATCGTGCGCCGCGCGCTGGCCGGCCACGCCGAGACCGAGGTGGATATCCTCGATGCCGTCCAGTTGGCCGTGATCGACCCGACGCTGACGGAAAAGGCGCGCACGCCGCTGATCGCCACGCGCAATGCGCAGGCCACGCAGCGCAACGAGGAAACCCGCGGCATGGTGATGCACGCCGCCGCCCCGATCGCTTCCGTCTCGCGCGAGGGAGGCGCCGGCGTGCTGGTCGGCGGTTTGCTGCTCAACAAGAACCTCGAATTCGTCGACCGCATCAACGACATCGTGTACCCGGAGGGCTCGCTGCCGCTGGGCAGCGTCGGCACCGCGACGCTGTTCCTCGATGACGTGCGCATCGCCACCAATGTGCGCCTGTTCGAAAACGTGCGCGCCATCGGCACCCGGGTTTCGGCCGCCGTGCGCCATACCGTGCTCGACGAGGGGCGCACCTGGCTCGACCGCGCCTTCGTGGTGAATGACTGGTACGTCTCGGCCTACGAGCCGATCAAGGACAGTTTCGGCCGGCGCGTCGGCATGCTCTATGTCGGCTATCTGGAAGAGCCGTTCCAGCATGCGCGGCAATTGACGCTGGCGGCGGTGGCCCTGCTGTTCGTGCTGACCGTGGTGGCTGCGGCATTTGTTTCCCTGCGCCTGGCGCGGCATGTCTCGCAGCCGGTGGCGCGCATGCACGGCACCATGAGCGCGATCGAATCGGGCGAGACGGAGGCGCGCGTCGGCAAGCATCCGCCGGACCTTGCCGGCGAGGATGAACTGGCCGAGCTCGCCGCCCACTTCGATCGCCTGCTCGACCGGCTGGCGGCGCAGACCGAGGCCTTGCAGCGCTGGGGCAGCGAGCTTGACGGCAAGGTGGCCGAGCGCACGCAGGAACTCGCGGCCGCCAACCAGACGCTGCGCTCGGCGCAGCAGCGCCTCGTCATGTCGGAAAAACTCGCCGCGATCGGCCAGCTTGCCGCCGGCGTGGCGCATGAAATCAACAATCCGGTGGCGGTGATCCAGGGCAATCTCGATGTGCTGCGCGAAACCCTGGGGGATGCGGCCGAGCCGGCGATGGCGGAGATTCGCCTGATCCAGGACCAGGTGTTCCGCATCCGCCTGATTGTCACCAAGCTGTTGCAGTTTGCCCGCCCGGCCGAGTACGCCGGCTATCTGGAACCCGTGGTGCTGGATCAGGTGGTGCAGGACAGCCTGGTGCTGGTGGCGCACCAGATGAAGAAGACCAGCGTTGCGGTGATGCAGGAACTGCATGCGACGCGGCCGGTAACGGTGAATCGCAACGAGTTGCAGCAGGTGCTGATCAATCTGATGGTCAACGCCCTGCAGGCCATGCCCGAGGGCGGCACCTTGCTGCTGGCCAGCGGCGACCGCGAAGAAGGCGGCGTCAGGGGCGGCTTTGTCGCCGTGGGCGACAGCGGCCCCGGCATCGCGGCGGAAATCCGCGAGCGGCTGTTCGACCCCTTCTTTACCACCAAGACCAGCGACGGCACCGGCCTCGGCCTGTGGGTCAGCCTCGGCCTGGTCCAGCGTTACGGTGGGCGCATCGACGTCGAGTGCCCGTCAAGCGGCGGCTCGGTGTTTACCGTATGGCTGCCCAACGAAGCCCAGGCAGCGTGA
- a CDS encoding sigma-54-dependent transcriptional regulator has product MNSVPAGATVELSPWQHQSVLVVDDEPGMVSFLHRSLALRCGWVATAGSVEEAVELLSRRHFDLIVLDIALPGRSGVEWLHDLRAQGFAGDVVLMTAYADLETAIDALRAGASDFLLKPFSVAQMLNAVKRCFERSSLRRENFVLRRELEQRDDSVEGMVGKSAVIRDVCARIKRIAPTPSTVLIHGESGTGKELAARALHRMSLRSDGPFVPINCAAIAEELIESELFGHVKGAFTGAAAGREGLFYYARGGTLFLDEISELPLPLQAKLLRVLEERRVRPVGSEQEVPVDVRVVAATNRDLTEEVAAGRFRRDLYYRLQVVEVVLPPLRERIEDLPDLVDYFIGQLAARLGVAELAHDEAALARLARYSWPGNVRELKNLVERSLILGYFADDFAPDEETAVSPAPTLGPGNEESLAAIERRHILGVLETCKGNKSEAARRLGVSRKTLERKCAVWGV; this is encoded by the coding sequence TTGAATTCCGTTCCTGCGGGCGCGACCGTCGAGCTTTCGCCATGGCAGCACCAGTCGGTGCTGGTGGTCGATGACGAGCCCGGCATGGTCAGTTTTCTGCACCGCTCGCTGGCCTTGCGCTGCGGTTGGGTGGCGACCGCCGGCAGCGTGGAAGAAGCCGTCGAACTGCTCAGCCGTCGCCACTTCGACCTGATCGTGCTCGATATCGCGCTGCCCGGCCGCTCGGGCGTCGAATGGCTCCACGACCTGCGCGCCCAGGGATTCGCCGGCGACGTGGTGCTGATGACGGCCTATGCCGACCTGGAAACCGCGATCGACGCATTGCGCGCCGGCGCCTCGGATTTTCTGCTGAAGCCCTTCTCGGTGGCGCAAATGCTCAACGCGGTGAAGCGCTGCTTCGAGCGTTCGTCGCTGCGCCGCGAGAACTTCGTGCTGCGCCGTGAACTGGAACAGCGCGACGACAGCGTTGAAGGCATGGTCGGCAAGTCGGCCGTGATCCGTGACGTGTGCGCCCGTATCAAGCGCATTGCGCCGACGCCCTCGACGGTGCTGATCCATGGCGAATCGGGCACCGGCAAGGAACTCGCCGCGCGCGCCCTGCATCGCATGAGCTTGCGCAGCGACGGCCCCTTCGTGCCGATCAACTGTGCGGCGATCGCCGAAGAGTTGATCGAATCCGAATTGTTCGGCCATGTCAAAGGCGCTTTTACCGGCGCGGCGGCGGGTCGCGAAGGGCTGTTTTATTACGCCCGCGGCGGCACGCTGTTTCTCGATGAAATCTCCGAACTGCCCTTGCCGCTGCAGGCCAAGCTGCTGCGCGTGCTGGAGGAGCGCAGGGTGCGCCCGGTCGGATCGGAACAGGAAGTGCCGGTGGATGTGCGCGTGGTTGCAGCCACCAATCGCGACCTGACGGAAGAGGTTGCGGCGGGGCGTTTCCGGCGCGATCTCTACTACCGGCTGCAGGTGGTCGAAGTGGTCCTGCCGCCGCTGCGCGAGCGCATCGAAGACCTGCCGGACCTGGTCGATTACTTCATCGGCCAGCTGGCGGCGCGCCTGGGCGTGGCCGAGCTCGCGCACGACGAGGCCGCGCTGGCGCGCCTGGCCCGCTACAGCTGGCCGGGCAACGTGCGCGAATTGAAGAACCTGGTCGAGCGCTCGCTGATCCTCGGTTACTTCGCCGACGATTTTGCGCCGGATGAAGAAACCGCCGTGTCGCCAGCGCCGACTCTCGGGCCCGGAAACGAGGAATCCCTGGCCGCCATCGAGCGCCGCCACATCCTCGGCGTGCTGGAAACCTGCAAGGGCAACAAGTCCGAGGCGGCAAGGCGACTCGGCGTCTCGCGCAAGACGCTGGAACGCAAGTGCGCGGTGTGGGGGGTCTAG
- the fdnG gene encoding formate dehydrogenase-N subunit alpha — protein sequence MQVTRRQFFKVCGAGLSGSSIALMGFSPTSALAEVRSYKLARATETRNMCPYCSVSCGVLIYTTGDKSKNAKADIIHIEGDPDNPVNRGSLCPKGAGLLDMVKSPNRLKFPEVREAGSSEWKRISWDEAINRITTHMKKDRDANLIEKNAEGVTVNRWNTFGFLASSAANNEAGYLTSKILRNLGVVALDTQARIUHAPTVSSLGPTFGRGAMTNHWVDLKNSDLVIVMGGNAAEAHPCGFKWVIEAKKDRKAKLIVVDPRYTRSAAVSDFYAPIRAGSDIAFLGGVINYLLSNNKIHLEYVKNYTNAAFLIDEGFKFEDGLFSGYNGEKRSYGKDTWKYQMGKDGFAMVDPTLESPNCVFQLMKKHYSRYTPELVSKTTGTPQDAFLKICEMMAETAAPDKTMTICYALGWTEHSVGSQNIRTMALIQLLLGNMGMAGGGINALRGHANVQGITDMCLYSEVLPGYLSAPTDADVDRKTYLEKRTPKPLRPSQMNFPQNFPKWFTSLQKAWYGAAATDKNDYGYDWLPKKDGAYDTLAIFERMHQGKMSGFVCQGFNPLASVANKKKVGDALAKLKYLVIIDPLATDTSEFWKPHGEFNEVDPAKIQTEVFRLPANLFAEESGSFTSSGRVIQWHWKAADGPGESKGDIEILAALFLKLKAMYAKDGGKLPEPILNLTWPYRQPAKPAPEELLMEISGKALGEVLDPKDKTKVLVKPGEQIAGFAQLRDDGSTQCGNWIYGGSWSQAGNLTARRDNSDPSGLGQTLNWGFAWPANRRILYNRASCDMAGKPWDPKRAVIRWTGTAWGGNDVPDMRPDAAPEEGVMPFIMTPEGVARLFAPAMADGPFPEHYEPFETPLDRNPFHPNNPKAISNPAARVYKGDMETFGKAKDFPYVATTYRLVEHFHYWTKHSKINAVLQPEQFVEIGEELAKEKGIAAGDRVKVRSNRGFIKAVAVVTKRIKTLDVDGKKVHTVGIPIHFGFKGVTKPGFITNTLTPFVGDANCQTPEFKAFLVNIEKI from the coding sequence ATGCAAGTCACACGGCGGCAGTTCTTCAAGGTCTGCGGCGCCGGTCTCTCCGGGTCTTCCATCGCACTGATGGGATTCTCGCCGACATCGGCCCTGGCGGAGGTGCGCAGCTACAAGCTCGCCCGCGCCACGGAAACCCGCAACATGTGCCCCTACTGCTCGGTGAGCTGCGGGGTCCTGATCTACACCACGGGCGACAAGTCCAAGAACGCGAAAGCGGACATCATCCACATCGAAGGCGATCCGGACAATCCCGTCAATCGCGGCTCGCTGTGCCCCAAGGGCGCGGGCTTGCTGGACATGGTCAAGAGCCCCAACCGTCTCAAGTTCCCGGAAGTACGCGAAGCGGGCAGCAGCGAGTGGAAACGCATTTCGTGGGATGAAGCGATCAATCGCATCACCACCCACATGAAGAAGGACCGCGACGCCAACCTGATCGAGAAGAACGCCGAAGGCGTCACGGTCAACCGCTGGAACACTTTCGGCTTCCTCGCCTCGTCCGCCGCCAACAACGAGGCCGGCTACCTCACCAGCAAGATCCTGCGCAACCTCGGAGTCGTCGCACTCGACACGCAAGCACGCATTTGACACGCCCCCACGGTATCCAGTCTGGGTCCGACATTTGGGCGTGGTGCAATGACCAATCATTGGGTCGATCTGAAGAATTCAGACCTGGTGATCGTCATGGGCGGCAATGCCGCCGAAGCGCATCCCTGCGGTTTCAAATGGGTCATCGAAGCGAAGAAGGATCGCAAGGCCAAGCTGATCGTGGTCGATCCGCGCTATACGCGCTCCGCCGCGGTTTCCGATTTCTACGCGCCGATTCGTGCCGGTAGCGACATCGCCTTCCTCGGCGGCGTCATCAACTACCTGCTCTCCAACAACAAGATTCACCTTGAGTACGTCAAGAACTACACCAACGCCGCATTCCTGATCGACGAAGGCTTCAAGTTCGAGGACGGCCTGTTCTCCGGCTACAACGGCGAAAAGCGCAGCTACGGCAAGGACACCTGGAAATACCAGATGGGCAAGGACGGTTTCGCCATGGTCGATCCGACCCTGGAAAGCCCGAACTGCGTGTTCCAGCTGATGAAGAAGCACTACAGCCGCTACACGCCGGAACTGGTGAGCAAGACCACCGGCACGCCGCAGGACGCCTTCCTCAAGATATGCGAAATGATGGCGGAGACGGCGGCACCCGACAAGACCATGACGATCTGTTATGCGCTGGGCTGGACCGAGCATTCGGTCGGCTCGCAGAACATTCGCACCATGGCCTTGATCCAGCTGCTGCTCGGCAACATGGGCATGGCGGGCGGCGGCATCAACGCGCTGCGCGGGCACGCCAACGTGCAGGGCATCACCGACATGTGCCTCTACTCGGAAGTGCTGCCCGGCTACCTGTCGGCGCCGACCGATGCCGACGTCGATCGCAAGACCTATCTGGAAAAGCGCACGCCGAAACCGCTGCGTCCGAGCCAGATGAACTTCCCGCAGAACTTCCCGAAATGGTTCACCAGCCTGCAGAAGGCCTGGTACGGGGCTGCCGCGACCGACAAGAACGACTACGGCTACGACTGGCTGCCGAAGAAGGACGGGGCGTATGACACCCTGGCCATTTTCGAGCGCATGCACCAGGGCAAGATGAGCGGCTTCGTCTGCCAGGGCTTCAATCCGCTCGCTTCGGTGGCGAACAAGAAGAAGGTGGGCGACGCGCTGGCCAAGCTGAAATACCTCGTCATCATCGATCCGCTGGCGACCGACACGTCCGAGTTCTGGAAGCCGCACGGCGAGTTCAACGAGGTGGACCCGGCGAAGATCCAGACCGAAGTGTTCCGCCTGCCGGCCAATCTCTTCGCCGAAGAGTCCGGCAGCTTCACCAGCTCCGGCCGCGTCATCCAGTGGCATTGGAAGGCGGCCGACGGCCCGGGCGAATCGAAGGGCGACATCGAAATCCTGGCCGCGCTCTTCCTCAAGCTGAAAGCGATGTATGCCAAGGACGGCGGCAAGCTGCCCGAGCCGATCCTCAACCTGACCTGGCCCTACCGCCAGCCGGCCAAGCCCGCGCCCGAAGAGCTCCTCATGGAAATCTCCGGCAAGGCGCTGGGCGAAGTCCTCGATCCGAAGGACAAGACCAAGGTGCTGGTCAAGCCGGGCGAGCAGATCGCCGGCTTCGCCCAGTTGCGCGACGATGGTTCCACCCAGTGCGGCAACTGGATCTATGGTGGCTCCTGGTCGCAGGCGGGCAACCTCACTGCGCGGCGCGACAACTCCGATCCTTCGGGGCTGGGGCAGACGCTGAACTGGGGCTTCGCCTGGCCGGCCAACCGGCGCATCCTCTACAACCGCGCATCGTGCGACATGGCCGGCAAGCCGTGGGACCCGAAGCGGGCGGTGATCCGCTGGACCGGCACCGCCTGGGGCGGCAACGACGTGCCCGACATGCGGCCCGACGCGGCGCCCGAAGAAGGGGTGATGCCCTTCATCATGACGCCGGAAGGCGTGGCGCGGCTATTCGCGCCGGCAATGGCCGACGGTCCCTTCCCCGAGCACTACGAGCCCTTCGAAACGCCGCTGGACAGGAATCCCTTCCATCCCAACAACCCCAAGGCCATCAGCAATCCGGCGGCGCGGGTGTACAAGGGAGACATGGAAACCTTCGGCAAGGCCAAGGACTTCCCGTATGTGGCCACCACCTACCGCCTGGTCGAGCACTTCCATTACTGGACCAAGCACTCGAAGATCAACGCCGTGCTGCAACCCGAGCAGTTCGTCGAGATCGGCGAGGAACTGGCGAAGGAAAAGGGCATCGCCGCCGGTGACCGGGTCAAGGTGCGCAGCAACCGCGGCTTCATCAAGGCCGTGGCGGTGGTCACCAAGCGCATCAAGACCCTGGACGTCGACGGCAAGAAGGTGCACACCGTGGGCATCCCGATCCACTTCGGTTTCAAGGGGGTCACCAAGCCGGGCTTCATCACCAACACGCTGACGCCCTTCGTCGGCGACGCCAATTGCCAGACGCCGGAATTCAAGGCGTTCCTGGTCAACATCGAGAAGATCTAA
- a CDS encoding formate dehydrogenase subunit gamma, translating into MIRNPKDLQRYSAHERANHWAVGISFILLALSGLAFFHPAFWPLTQLFGGGVWARILHPFLGLIMAGAFLVMFFRFKALNAMTPEDKEWLSRAGEMMSGNDHNMPEQGKYNGGQKAMFWVMALCMLLLFVSGILLWRAYFDFPVGVVRLGAVVHAAIAAIMIAMIFVHVYAALWVRGTVRAMVYGTVTRAWAKQHHRAWYRQVTGKS; encoded by the coding sequence ATGATCCGTAATCCAAAGGACCTTCAGCGCTACTCGGCGCACGAGCGGGCCAATCACTGGGCGGTGGGCATCAGCTTCATCCTGCTTGCGCTCTCGGGGCTGGCCTTTTTCCATCCGGCGTTCTGGCCGCTGACCCAGCTGTTCGGTGGCGGCGTCTGGGCGCGCATCCTGCATCCCTTCCTTGGACTCATCATGGCCGGGGCCTTCCTGGTCATGTTCTTCCGCTTCAAGGCACTCAACGCCATGACGCCGGAGGACAAGGAATGGCTGTCACGGGCCGGGGAAATGATGAGCGGCAACGACCACAACATGCCGGAACAGGGCAAGTACAACGGCGGCCAGAAGGCAATGTTCTGGGTCATGGCCCTGTGCATGCTGCTGCTGTTCGTCTCCGGCATCCTGTTGTGGCGCGCCTACTTCGACTTCCCGGTCGGAGTGGTACGCCTCGGTGCCGTGGTGCATGCCGCGATCGCCGCGATCATGATCGCGATGATCTTCGTGCACGTCTATGCCGCGCTCTGGGTCAGGGGTACGGTGCGCGCCATGGTGTACGGCACGGTCACCCGCGCCTGGGCCAAGCAGCATCACCGGGCGTGGTATCGTCAGGTCACCGGCAAGTCGTAA